From a single Drosophila sulfurigaster albostrigata strain 15112-1811.04 chromosome 3, ASM2355843v2, whole genome shotgun sequence genomic region:
- the LOC133840447 gene encoding titin isoform X4 has product MADDKDKDKDKDKKAEEKKRPGSLAENAATSYGLEGHVATQQDPRVSELRRAEDKTQQKKIESKRSESKMELKPESKPESKQSSPPRTPSHNTPPMIATPTGSRRPDEKSSRLVVQEPPPPSAETPPRKSSLKSESVSPTPPPPPPPPPPTPKTPAEQLQPETPPPPPPPTPKIPAEQVQPATAPLPPPPPPLPPPVPIAVPVETKSKKEAGVNKTTNTDISFDPSKEFACKTTNTAGKMYSEDEEEAKPVEPVAAPPPKPPHSSKLDLDDIFAFAVALVRKAGDFALASNHAKDRLSYTTKEHERDLNTSTDNEIEEMMIKEINEKYPNHKIIAEEEVSRSETGQVKLTTEPTWIIDPIDGTMNFVHHFPYYCISVALLVDKATAFGIIFNPALQEFYTARKFQGARLNDEPIHTSAQMELKDAMILQEYSSGVDECRTNAALQNASRLIKKAHALRSIGSSAMGLAMVASGVADAFYFFGLHVWDMAAGNLLVSEAGGTVMDPSGGPVDLMSRRVLAAATQPLADQLSAELTQNYPKPRDDESRVVPPTEPATKDFNEQTQFSDSSLSLSSSDRSRK; this is encoded by the exons ATGGCCGATGACAAGGACAAGGACAAGGATAAGGACAAAAAAGCAGAGGAAAAAAAGCGACCCGGTTCGTTAGCGGAAAATGCAGCAACTAGCTATGGCCTCGAGGGTCATGTAGCCACACAGCAAGATCCGCGAGTCAGTGAACTGCGTCGAGCCGAagacaaaacacaacaaaagaaaatcgaaTCGAAGAGGTCGGAATCGAAGATGGAATTGAAACCGGAATCGAAACCGGAATCGAAACAATCGTCTCCTCCTCGAACACCGAGTCACAATACTCCTCCTATGATAGCGACTCCAACGGGTTCACGCCGCCCCGACGAAAAGTCTTCCCGATTGGTGGTACAAGAGCCGCCTCCGCCTTCAGCTGAGACTCCTCCGCGTAAGTCGTCATTGAAGAGTGAGTCTGTCTCGCCCACTCCACCGCCTcctccaccaccaccaccaccaacaccTAAAACACCCGCTGAACAACTGCAACCCGAAacac caccgccaccgcctccaccAACACCCAAAATACCCGCTGAACAAGTACAACCCGCAACAGCACCTCttccaccaccgccaccgcctctACCACCGCCAGTTCCTATTGCAGTTCCTGTcgaaacaaaaagcaaaaaggaagCGGGTGTCAATAAAACCACCAACACCGACATTAGCTTTGATCCCTCGAAAGAATTCGCCTGCAAGACTACAAATACTGCGGGTAAAATGTACTCCGAGGACGAGGAGGAAGCCAAACCTGTCGAGCCCGTTGCAGCACCGCCACCAAAGCCGCCTCACTCATCGAAACTCGACTTGGACGATATCTTTGCCTTTGCCGTCGCTTTGGTGCGCAAAGCTGGCGACTTTGCACTTGCGTCGAACCATGCAAAGGATAGATTGTCATATACCACAAAGGAGCATGAGCGAGATCTCAATACGAGCACTGACAACGAGATAGAGGAAATGATGATCAAGGAAATCAACGAGAAGTATCCGAATCACAA AATTATAGCTGAAGAGGAAGTCTCCAGATCCGAGACGGGTCAGGTGAAGCTAACCACAGAACCCACCTGGATTATTGATCCCATTGATGGCACCATGAACTTTGTGCATCATTTTCCCTACTATTGCATTTCGGTGGCGTTGCTCGTGGACAAAGCAACGGCCTTTGGCATTATCTTTAATCCGGCACTGCAGGAATTTTATACGGCACGCAAGTTCCAAGGCGCCAGGCTAAATGATGAACCGATACACACCAGCGCACAGATGGAACTCAAGGATGCCATGATACTGCAGGAGTACAGCTCGGGCGTGGATGAATGTCGCACTAATGCAGCTTTGCAGAACGCCAGTCGCCTCATCAAGAAGGCCCACGC ATTACGTTCGATTGGTTCCTCGGCCATGGGTCTAGCTATGGTTGCTTCGGGCGTGGCAGATGCTTTCTATTTCTTTGGCCTGCACGTCTGGGACATGGCTGCGGGAAATTTGTTGGTCTCCGAGGCAGGTGGCACAGTCATGGATCCCTCGGGAGGTCCTGTGGATCTTATGTCGAGACGTGTTCTAGCTGCAGCTACGCAACCACTGGCCGATCAACTTTCCGCAGAATTGACCCAAAACTATCCCAAGCCAAGGGATGATGAAAGCAGAGTAGTGCCGCCTACCGAACCTGCTACGAAGGATTTCAATGAGCAGACTCAATTTTCCGATTCCAGTCTTTCGCTAAGCTCCTCTGATCGCTCAAGAAAATGA
- the LOC133840447 gene encoding proteoglycan 4 isoform X1, with amino-acid sequence MADDKDKDKDKDKKAEEKKRPGSLAENAATSYGLEGHVATQQDPRVSELRRAEDKTQQKKIESKRSESKMELKPESKPESKQSSPPRTPSHNTPPMIATPTGSRRPDEKSSRLVVQEPPPPSAETPPRKSSLKSESVSPTPPPPPPPPPPTPKTPAEQLQPETPPPPPPPPPTPKTPAEQLQPETPTPSPPPSPPPPPPPTPKIPAEQVQPATAPLPPPPPPLPPPVPIAVPVETKSKKEAGVNKTTNTDISFDPSKEFACKTTNTAGKMYSEDEEEAKPVEPVAAPPPKPPHSSKLDLDDIFAFAVALVRKAGDFALASNHAKDRLSYTTKEHERDLNTSTDNEIEEMMIKEINEKYPNHKIIAEEEVSRSETGQVKLTTEPTWIIDPIDGTMNFVHHFPYYCISVALLVDKATAFGIIFNPALQEFYTARKFQGARLNDEPIHTSAQMELKDAMILQEYSSGVDECRTNAALQNASRLIKKAHALRSIGSSAMGLAMVASGVADAFYFFGLHVWDMAAGNLLVSEAGGTVMDPSGGPVDLMSRRVLAAATQPLADQLSAELTQNYPKPRDDESRVVPPTEPATKDFNEQTQFSDSSLSLSSSDRSRK; translated from the exons ATGGCCGATGACAAGGACAAGGACAAGGATAAGGACAAAAAAGCAGAGGAAAAAAAGCGACCCGGTTCGTTAGCGGAAAATGCAGCAACTAGCTATGGCCTCGAGGGTCATGTAGCCACACAGCAAGATCCGCGAGTCAGTGAACTGCGTCGAGCCGAagacaaaacacaacaaaagaaaatcgaaTCGAAGAGGTCGGAATCGAAGATGGAATTGAAACCGGAATCGAAACCGGAATCGAAACAATCGTCTCCTCCTCGAACACCGAGTCACAATACTCCTCCTATGATAGCGACTCCAACGGGTTCACGCCGCCCCGACGAAAAGTCTTCCCGATTGGTGGTACAAGAGCCGCCTCCGCCTTCAGCTGAGACTCCTCCGCGTAAGTCGTCATTGAAGAGTGAGTCTGTCTCGCCCACTCCACCGCCTcctccaccaccaccaccaccaacaccTAAAACACCCGCTGAACAACTGCAACCCGAAacacctcctcctccaccaccgccaccgccaacaCCCAAAACACCCGCGGAACAACTACAACCTGAAACACCAACTCCTTCACCACCTCCttcaccaccgccaccgcctccaccAACACCCAAAATACCCGCTGAACAAGTACAACCCGCAACAGCACCTCttccaccaccgccaccgcctctACCACCGCCAGTTCCTATTGCAGTTCCTGTcgaaacaaaaagcaaaaaggaagCGGGTGTCAATAAAACCACCAACACCGACATTAGCTTTGATCCCTCGAAAGAATTCGCCTGCAAGACTACAAATACTGCGGGTAAAATGTACTCCGAGGACGAGGAGGAAGCCAAACCTGTCGAGCCCGTTGCAGCACCGCCACCAAAGCCGCCTCACTCATCGAAACTCGACTTGGACGATATCTTTGCCTTTGCCGTCGCTTTGGTGCGCAAAGCTGGCGACTTTGCACTTGCGTCGAACCATGCAAAGGATAGATTGTCATATACCACAAAGGAGCATGAGCGAGATCTCAATACGAGCACTGACAACGAGATAGAGGAAATGATGATCAAGGAAATCAACGAGAAGTATCCGAATCACAA AATTATAGCTGAAGAGGAAGTCTCCAGATCCGAGACGGGTCAGGTGAAGCTAACCACAGAACCCACCTGGATTATTGATCCCATTGATGGCACCATGAACTTTGTGCATCATTTTCCCTACTATTGCATTTCGGTGGCGTTGCTCGTGGACAAAGCAACGGCCTTTGGCATTATCTTTAATCCGGCACTGCAGGAATTTTATACGGCACGCAAGTTCCAAGGCGCCAGGCTAAATGATGAACCGATACACACCAGCGCACAGATGGAACTCAAGGATGCCATGATACTGCAGGAGTACAGCTCGGGCGTGGATGAATGTCGCACTAATGCAGCTTTGCAGAACGCCAGTCGCCTCATCAAGAAGGCCCACGC ATTACGTTCGATTGGTTCCTCGGCCATGGGTCTAGCTATGGTTGCTTCGGGCGTGGCAGATGCTTTCTATTTCTTTGGCCTGCACGTCTGGGACATGGCTGCGGGAAATTTGTTGGTCTCCGAGGCAGGTGGCACAGTCATGGATCCCTCGGGAGGTCCTGTGGATCTTATGTCGAGACGTGTTCTAGCTGCAGCTACGCAACCACTGGCCGATCAACTTTCCGCAGAATTGACCCAAAACTATCCCAAGCCAAGGGATGATGAAAGCAGAGTAGTGCCGCCTACCGAACCTGCTACGAAGGATTTCAATGAGCAGACTCAATTTTCCGATTCCAGTCTTTCGCTAAGCTCCTCTGATCGCTCAAGAAAATGA
- the LOC133840447 gene encoding neurofilament medium polypeptide isoform X2 gives MADDKDKDKDKDKKAEEKKRPGSLAENAATSYGLEGHVATQQDPRVSELRRAEDKTQQKKIESKRSESKMELKPESKPESKQSSPPRTPSHNTPPMIATPTGSRRPDEKSSRLVVQEPPPPSAETPPRKSSLKSESVSPTPPPPPPPPPPTPKTPAEQLQPETPPPSPPPPPPPTPKIPAEQVQPATAPLPPPPPPLPPPVPIAVPVETKSKKEAGVNKTTNTDISFDPSKEFACKTTNTAGKMYSEDEEEAKPVEPVAAPPPKPPHSSKLDLDDIFAFAVALVRKAGDFALASNHAKDRLSYTTKEHERDLNTSTDNEIEEMMIKEINEKYPNHKIIAEEEVSRSETGQVKLTTEPTWIIDPIDGTMNFVHHFPYYCISVALLVDKATAFGIIFNPALQEFYTARKFQGARLNDEPIHTSAQMELKDAMILQEYSSGVDECRTNAALQNASRLIKKAHALRSIGSSAMGLAMVASGVADAFYFFGLHVWDMAAGNLLVSEAGGTVMDPSGGPVDLMSRRVLAAATQPLADQLSAELTQNYPKPRDDESRVVPPTEPATKDFNEQTQFSDSSLSLSSSDRSRK, from the exons ATGGCCGATGACAAGGACAAGGACAAGGATAAGGACAAAAAAGCAGAGGAAAAAAAGCGACCCGGTTCGTTAGCGGAAAATGCAGCAACTAGCTATGGCCTCGAGGGTCATGTAGCCACACAGCAAGATCCGCGAGTCAGTGAACTGCGTCGAGCCGAagacaaaacacaacaaaagaaaatcgaaTCGAAGAGGTCGGAATCGAAGATGGAATTGAAACCGGAATCGAAACCGGAATCGAAACAATCGTCTCCTCCTCGAACACCGAGTCACAATACTCCTCCTATGATAGCGACTCCAACGGGTTCACGCCGCCCCGACGAAAAGTCTTCCCGATTGGTGGTACAAGAGCCGCCTCCGCCTTCAGCTGAGACTCCTCCGCGTAAGTCGTCATTGAAGAGTGAGTCTGTCTCGCCCACTCCACCGCCTcctccaccaccaccaccaccaacaccTAAAACACCCGCTGAACAACTGCAACCCGAAacac CACCTCCttcaccaccgccaccgcctccaccAACACCCAAAATACCCGCTGAACAAGTACAACCCGCAACAGCACCTCttccaccaccgccaccgcctctACCACCGCCAGTTCCTATTGCAGTTCCTGTcgaaacaaaaagcaaaaaggaagCGGGTGTCAATAAAACCACCAACACCGACATTAGCTTTGATCCCTCGAAAGAATTCGCCTGCAAGACTACAAATACTGCGGGTAAAATGTACTCCGAGGACGAGGAGGAAGCCAAACCTGTCGAGCCCGTTGCAGCACCGCCACCAAAGCCGCCTCACTCATCGAAACTCGACTTGGACGATATCTTTGCCTTTGCCGTCGCTTTGGTGCGCAAAGCTGGCGACTTTGCACTTGCGTCGAACCATGCAAAGGATAGATTGTCATATACCACAAAGGAGCATGAGCGAGATCTCAATACGAGCACTGACAACGAGATAGAGGAAATGATGATCAAGGAAATCAACGAGAAGTATCCGAATCACAA AATTATAGCTGAAGAGGAAGTCTCCAGATCCGAGACGGGTCAGGTGAAGCTAACCACAGAACCCACCTGGATTATTGATCCCATTGATGGCACCATGAACTTTGTGCATCATTTTCCCTACTATTGCATTTCGGTGGCGTTGCTCGTGGACAAAGCAACGGCCTTTGGCATTATCTTTAATCCGGCACTGCAGGAATTTTATACGGCACGCAAGTTCCAAGGCGCCAGGCTAAATGATGAACCGATACACACCAGCGCACAGATGGAACTCAAGGATGCCATGATACTGCAGGAGTACAGCTCGGGCGTGGATGAATGTCGCACTAATGCAGCTTTGCAGAACGCCAGTCGCCTCATCAAGAAGGCCCACGC ATTACGTTCGATTGGTTCCTCGGCCATGGGTCTAGCTATGGTTGCTTCGGGCGTGGCAGATGCTTTCTATTTCTTTGGCCTGCACGTCTGGGACATGGCTGCGGGAAATTTGTTGGTCTCCGAGGCAGGTGGCACAGTCATGGATCCCTCGGGAGGTCCTGTGGATCTTATGTCGAGACGTGTTCTAGCTGCAGCTACGCAACCACTGGCCGATCAACTTTCCGCAGAATTGACCCAAAACTATCCCAAGCCAAGGGATGATGAAAGCAGAGTAGTGCCGCCTACCGAACCTGCTACGAAGGATTTCAATGAGCAGACTCAATTTTCCGATTCCAGTCTTTCGCTAAGCTCCTCTGATCGCTCAAGAAAATGA
- the LOC133840447 gene encoding inositol monophosphatase 1 isoform X6 encodes MADDKDKDKDKDKKAEEKKRPGSLAENAATSYGLEGHVATQQDPRVSELRRAEDKTQQKKIESKRSESKMELKPESKPESKQSSPPRTPSHNTPPMIATPTGSRRPDEKSSRLVVQEPPPPSAETPPLPVETKSKKEAGVNKTTNTDISFDPSKEFACKTTNTAGKMYSEDEEEAKPVEPVAAPPPKPPHSSKLDLDDIFAFAVALVRKAGDFALASNHAKDRLSYTTKEHERDLNTSTDNEIEEMMIKEINEKYPNHKIIAEEEVSRSETGQVKLTTEPTWIIDPIDGTMNFVHHFPYYCISVALLVDKATAFGIIFNPALQEFYTARKFQGARLNDEPIHTSAQMELKDAMILQEYSSGVDECRTNAALQNASRLIKKAHALRSIGSSAMGLAMVASGVADAFYFFGLHVWDMAAGNLLVSEAGGTVMDPSGGPVDLMSRRVLAAATQPLADQLSAELTQNYPKPRDDESRVVPPTEPATKDFNEQTQFSDSSLSLSSSDRSRK; translated from the exons ATGGCCGATGACAAGGACAAGGACAAGGATAAGGACAAAAAAGCAGAGGAAAAAAAGCGACCCGGTTCGTTAGCGGAAAATGCAGCAACTAGCTATGGCCTCGAGGGTCATGTAGCCACACAGCAAGATCCGCGAGTCAGTGAACTGCGTCGAGCCGAagacaaaacacaacaaaagaaaatcgaaTCGAAGAGGTCGGAATCGAAGATGGAATTGAAACCGGAATCGAAACCGGAATCGAAACAATCGTCTCCTCCTCGAACACCGAGTCACAATACTCCTCCTATGATAGCGACTCCAACGGGTTCACGCCGCCCCGACGAAAAGTCTTCCCGATTGGTGGTACAAGAGCCGCCTCCGCCTTCAGCTGAGACTCCTCCGC TTCCTGTcgaaacaaaaagcaaaaaggaagCGGGTGTCAATAAAACCACCAACACCGACATTAGCTTTGATCCCTCGAAAGAATTCGCCTGCAAGACTACAAATACTGCGGGTAAAATGTACTCCGAGGACGAGGAGGAAGCCAAACCTGTCGAGCCCGTTGCAGCACCGCCACCAAAGCCGCCTCACTCATCGAAACTCGACTTGGACGATATCTTTGCCTTTGCCGTCGCTTTGGTGCGCAAAGCTGGCGACTTTGCACTTGCGTCGAACCATGCAAAGGATAGATTGTCATATACCACAAAGGAGCATGAGCGAGATCTCAATACGAGCACTGACAACGAGATAGAGGAAATGATGATCAAGGAAATCAACGAGAAGTATCCGAATCACAA AATTATAGCTGAAGAGGAAGTCTCCAGATCCGAGACGGGTCAGGTGAAGCTAACCACAGAACCCACCTGGATTATTGATCCCATTGATGGCACCATGAACTTTGTGCATCATTTTCCCTACTATTGCATTTCGGTGGCGTTGCTCGTGGACAAAGCAACGGCCTTTGGCATTATCTTTAATCCGGCACTGCAGGAATTTTATACGGCACGCAAGTTCCAAGGCGCCAGGCTAAATGATGAACCGATACACACCAGCGCACAGATGGAACTCAAGGATGCCATGATACTGCAGGAGTACAGCTCGGGCGTGGATGAATGTCGCACTAATGCAGCTTTGCAGAACGCCAGTCGCCTCATCAAGAAGGCCCACGC ATTACGTTCGATTGGTTCCTCGGCCATGGGTCTAGCTATGGTTGCTTCGGGCGTGGCAGATGCTTTCTATTTCTTTGGCCTGCACGTCTGGGACATGGCTGCGGGAAATTTGTTGGTCTCCGAGGCAGGTGGCACAGTCATGGATCCCTCGGGAGGTCCTGTGGATCTTATGTCGAGACGTGTTCTAGCTGCAGCTACGCAACCACTGGCCGATCAACTTTCCGCAGAATTGACCCAAAACTATCCCAAGCCAAGGGATGATGAAAGCAGAGTAGTGCCGCCTACCGAACCTGCTACGAAGGATTTCAATGAGCAGACTCAATTTTCCGATTCCAGTCTTTCGCTAAGCTCCTCTGATCGCTCAAGAAAATGA
- the LOC133840447 gene encoding proteoglycan 4 isoform X3, producing MADDKDKDKDKDKKAEEKKRPGSLAENAATSYGLEGHVATQQDPRVSELRRAEDKTQQKKIESKRSESKMELKPESKPESKQSSPPRTPSHNTPPMIATPTGSRRPDEKSSRLVVQEPPPPSAETPPRKSSLKSESVSPTPPPPPPPPPPTPKTPAEQLQPETPPPPPPPPPTPKTPAEQLQPATAPLPPPPPPLPPPVPIAVPVETKSKKEAGVNKTTNTDISFDPSKEFACKTTNTAGKMYSEDEEEAKPVEPVAAPPPKPPHSSKLDLDDIFAFAVALVRKAGDFALASNHAKDRLSYTTKEHERDLNTSTDNEIEEMMIKEINEKYPNHKIIAEEEVSRSETGQVKLTTEPTWIIDPIDGTMNFVHHFPYYCISVALLVDKATAFGIIFNPALQEFYTARKFQGARLNDEPIHTSAQMELKDAMILQEYSSGVDECRTNAALQNASRLIKKAHALRSIGSSAMGLAMVASGVADAFYFFGLHVWDMAAGNLLVSEAGGTVMDPSGGPVDLMSRRVLAAATQPLADQLSAELTQNYPKPRDDESRVVPPTEPATKDFNEQTQFSDSSLSLSSSDRSRK from the exons ATGGCCGATGACAAGGACAAGGACAAGGATAAGGACAAAAAAGCAGAGGAAAAAAAGCGACCCGGTTCGTTAGCGGAAAATGCAGCAACTAGCTATGGCCTCGAGGGTCATGTAGCCACACAGCAAGATCCGCGAGTCAGTGAACTGCGTCGAGCCGAagacaaaacacaacaaaagaaaatcgaaTCGAAGAGGTCGGAATCGAAGATGGAATTGAAACCGGAATCGAAACCGGAATCGAAACAATCGTCTCCTCCTCGAACACCGAGTCACAATACTCCTCCTATGATAGCGACTCCAACGGGTTCACGCCGCCCCGACGAAAAGTCTTCCCGATTGGTGGTACAAGAGCCGCCTCCGCCTTCAGCTGAGACTCCTCCGCGTAAGTCGTCATTGAAGAGTGAGTCTGTCTCGCCCACTCCACCGCCTcctccaccaccaccaccaccaacaccTAAAACACCCGCTGAACAACTGCAACCCGAAacacctcctcctccaccaccgccaccgccaacaCCCAAAACACCCGCGGAACAACTACAAC CCGCAACAGCACCTCttccaccaccgccaccgcctctACCACCGCCAGTTCCTATTGCAGTTCCTGTcgaaacaaaaagcaaaaaggaagCGGGTGTCAATAAAACCACCAACACCGACATTAGCTTTGATCCCTCGAAAGAATTCGCCTGCAAGACTACAAATACTGCGGGTAAAATGTACTCCGAGGACGAGGAGGAAGCCAAACCTGTCGAGCCCGTTGCAGCACCGCCACCAAAGCCGCCTCACTCATCGAAACTCGACTTGGACGATATCTTTGCCTTTGCCGTCGCTTTGGTGCGCAAAGCTGGCGACTTTGCACTTGCGTCGAACCATGCAAAGGATAGATTGTCATATACCACAAAGGAGCATGAGCGAGATCTCAATACGAGCACTGACAACGAGATAGAGGAAATGATGATCAAGGAAATCAACGAGAAGTATCCGAATCACAA AATTATAGCTGAAGAGGAAGTCTCCAGATCCGAGACGGGTCAGGTGAAGCTAACCACAGAACCCACCTGGATTATTGATCCCATTGATGGCACCATGAACTTTGTGCATCATTTTCCCTACTATTGCATTTCGGTGGCGTTGCTCGTGGACAAAGCAACGGCCTTTGGCATTATCTTTAATCCGGCACTGCAGGAATTTTATACGGCACGCAAGTTCCAAGGCGCCAGGCTAAATGATGAACCGATACACACCAGCGCACAGATGGAACTCAAGGATGCCATGATACTGCAGGAGTACAGCTCGGGCGTGGATGAATGTCGCACTAATGCAGCTTTGCAGAACGCCAGTCGCCTCATCAAGAAGGCCCACGC ATTACGTTCGATTGGTTCCTCGGCCATGGGTCTAGCTATGGTTGCTTCGGGCGTGGCAGATGCTTTCTATTTCTTTGGCCTGCACGTCTGGGACATGGCTGCGGGAAATTTGTTGGTCTCCGAGGCAGGTGGCACAGTCATGGATCCCTCGGGAGGTCCTGTGGATCTTATGTCGAGACGTGTTCTAGCTGCAGCTACGCAACCACTGGCCGATCAACTTTCCGCAGAATTGACCCAAAACTATCCCAAGCCAAGGGATGATGAAAGCAGAGTAGTGCCGCCTACCGAACCTGCTACGAAGGATTTCAATGAGCAGACTCAATTTTCCGATTCCAGTCTTTCGCTAAGCTCCTCTGATCGCTCAAGAAAATGA
- the LOC133840447 gene encoding inositol monophosphatase 1 isoform X5 — MADDKDKDKDKDKKAEEKKRPGSLAENAATSYGLEGHVATQQDPRVSELRRAEDKTQQKKIESKRSESKMELKPESKPESKQSSPPRTPSHNTPPMIATPTGSRRPDEKSSRLVVQEPPPPSAPPVPIAVPVETKSKKEAGVNKTTNTDISFDPSKEFACKTTNTAGKMYSEDEEEAKPVEPVAAPPPKPPHSSKLDLDDIFAFAVALVRKAGDFALASNHAKDRLSYTTKEHERDLNTSTDNEIEEMMIKEINEKYPNHKIIAEEEVSRSETGQVKLTTEPTWIIDPIDGTMNFVHHFPYYCISVALLVDKATAFGIIFNPALQEFYTARKFQGARLNDEPIHTSAQMELKDAMILQEYSSGVDECRTNAALQNASRLIKKAHALRSIGSSAMGLAMVASGVADAFYFFGLHVWDMAAGNLLVSEAGGTVMDPSGGPVDLMSRRVLAAATQPLADQLSAELTQNYPKPRDDESRVVPPTEPATKDFNEQTQFSDSSLSLSSSDRSRK; from the exons ATGGCCGATGACAAGGACAAGGACAAGGATAAGGACAAAAAAGCAGAGGAAAAAAAGCGACCCGGTTCGTTAGCGGAAAATGCAGCAACTAGCTATGGCCTCGAGGGTCATGTAGCCACACAGCAAGATCCGCGAGTCAGTGAACTGCGTCGAGCCGAagacaaaacacaacaaaagaaaatcgaaTCGAAGAGGTCGGAATCGAAGATGGAATTGAAACCGGAATCGAAACCGGAATCGAAACAATCGTCTCCTCCTCGAACACCGAGTCACAATACTCCTCCTATGATAGCGACTCCAACGGGTTCACGCCGCCCCGACGAAAAGTCTTCCCGATTGGTGGTACAAGAGCCGCCTCCGCCTTCAG CACCGCCAGTTCCTATTGCAGTTCCTGTcgaaacaaaaagcaaaaaggaagCGGGTGTCAATAAAACCACCAACACCGACATTAGCTTTGATCCCTCGAAAGAATTCGCCTGCAAGACTACAAATACTGCGGGTAAAATGTACTCCGAGGACGAGGAGGAAGCCAAACCTGTCGAGCCCGTTGCAGCACCGCCACCAAAGCCGCCTCACTCATCGAAACTCGACTTGGACGATATCTTTGCCTTTGCCGTCGCTTTGGTGCGCAAAGCTGGCGACTTTGCACTTGCGTCGAACCATGCAAAGGATAGATTGTCATATACCACAAAGGAGCATGAGCGAGATCTCAATACGAGCACTGACAACGAGATAGAGGAAATGATGATCAAGGAAATCAACGAGAAGTATCCGAATCACAA AATTATAGCTGAAGAGGAAGTCTCCAGATCCGAGACGGGTCAGGTGAAGCTAACCACAGAACCCACCTGGATTATTGATCCCATTGATGGCACCATGAACTTTGTGCATCATTTTCCCTACTATTGCATTTCGGTGGCGTTGCTCGTGGACAAAGCAACGGCCTTTGGCATTATCTTTAATCCGGCACTGCAGGAATTTTATACGGCACGCAAGTTCCAAGGCGCCAGGCTAAATGATGAACCGATACACACCAGCGCACAGATGGAACTCAAGGATGCCATGATACTGCAGGAGTACAGCTCGGGCGTGGATGAATGTCGCACTAATGCAGCTTTGCAGAACGCCAGTCGCCTCATCAAGAAGGCCCACGC ATTACGTTCGATTGGTTCCTCGGCCATGGGTCTAGCTATGGTTGCTTCGGGCGTGGCAGATGCTTTCTATTTCTTTGGCCTGCACGTCTGGGACATGGCTGCGGGAAATTTGTTGGTCTCCGAGGCAGGTGGCACAGTCATGGATCCCTCGGGAGGTCCTGTGGATCTTATGTCGAGACGTGTTCTAGCTGCAGCTACGCAACCACTGGCCGATCAACTTTCCGCAGAATTGACCCAAAACTATCCCAAGCCAAGGGATGATGAAAGCAGAGTAGTGCCGCCTACCGAACCTGCTACGAAGGATTTCAATGAGCAGACTCAATTTTCCGATTCCAGTCTTTCGCTAAGCTCCTCTGATCGCTCAAGAAAATGA